Proteins encoded by one window of Kribbella flavida DSM 17836:
- a CDS encoding carbohydrate ABC transporter permease — protein sequence MSTYTLSRGIQRAGRTAYKQGHKPGENPWSLSRMVALLVLAFLAATWLVPFAWAVLTSLKSEADAGASTLSLSPPDGFGFDAYRKVLSAGELPLWAWNSLLTSAAITLVTVATSALAGYAFSRVAFRGRRWLYGAIIAAIIIPPQLLIVPLFRQMLAFDLVDTYWGIILPQAFAPAMVLILKRFFDQIPVELEDAARVDGAHRLRVFWSIVLPLSRPILAAVAIFVFIGAWNNFLWPFIVTTDADLMTLPVGLQTVKSAYGLQYAQNMASAILAALPLVVVFLFFQRQIIKGIATTGFGGQ from the coding sequence ATGAGCACGTACACCTTGTCCCGGGGGATCCAGCGCGCCGGGCGGACGGCGTACAAGCAGGGCCACAAACCGGGGGAGAACCCGTGGAGCCTGTCGCGCATGGTGGCGCTGCTGGTGTTGGCGTTCCTGGCCGCGACCTGGCTGGTGCCGTTCGCGTGGGCGGTGCTCACGTCGCTGAAGAGCGAGGCGGACGCCGGCGCGTCGACGCTCAGCCTGTCACCGCCCGACGGCTTCGGCTTCGACGCCTACCGCAAGGTGCTGTCGGCCGGTGAGCTGCCGCTGTGGGCGTGGAACAGCCTGCTGACCTCGGCGGCGATCACCCTGGTCACGGTCGCGACGTCGGCGCTGGCCGGCTACGCCTTCTCCCGGGTCGCCTTCCGCGGCCGGCGCTGGCTGTACGGCGCGATCATCGCCGCCATCATCATCCCGCCGCAGCTGCTGATCGTGCCGTTGTTCCGGCAGATGCTGGCCTTCGACCTGGTCGACACCTACTGGGGCATCATTCTCCCGCAGGCGTTCGCGCCCGCGATGGTGCTGATCCTGAAACGCTTCTTCGACCAGATCCCGGTCGAGCTCGAGGACGCCGCCCGGGTCGACGGCGCGCACCGGCTGCGGGTGTTCTGGTCGATCGTGCTGCCGTTGTCGCGGCCGATCCTGGCCGCGGTCGCGATCTTCGTGTTCATCGGCGCCTGGAACAATTTTCTGTGGCCGTTCATCGTCACCACCGACGCCGACCTGATGACGCTGCCGGTCGGCCTGCAGACGGTGAAGAGCGCCTACGGCCTGCAGTACGCGCAGAACATGGCCTCGGCGATCCTGGCGGCCCTGCCGCTGGTGGTCGTTTTCCTCTTCTTCCAGCGCCAGATCATCAAGGGCATCGCGACCACCGGTTTCGGTGGGCAGTAG
- a CDS encoding carbohydrate ABC transporter permease → MPTAVDSPATAGLVVAGGNRMGAARARRDESLTGWAFAAPFALLFVLFLVVPAVYGLYLSFTGETLTGANGKLIGLANYSEALQDPDMWRSLGNTLWFTLLSTVPLVLLSLAFALLVNLGLPGRWLWRLSFFLPYLLASTVVVLFWSWMYNPKLGLINGVLAELGIAPVAWLQDPNVAMISVVVTTLWWTIGFNFLLYLAALQNIPEQQFEAAAIDGAGKWRQLFSIVVPQLAPTTALILTLQVLASLKVFDQIYMLTNGGPAGSTRSIVQYIYEAGFTGYRFGYSSAISYLFFAIIVLVSIAQYKLINRRSAP, encoded by the coding sequence ATGCCGACAGCTGTCGACAGCCCCGCCACGGCCGGCCTGGTCGTTGCCGGAGGCAACCGGATGGGTGCGGCCCGGGCACGGCGTGACGAATCGCTGACCGGCTGGGCCTTCGCAGCGCCGTTCGCGCTGCTGTTCGTGCTGTTCCTGGTGGTGCCCGCCGTCTACGGCCTGTACCTGAGCTTCACCGGGGAGACGTTGACCGGCGCGAACGGCAAGCTGATCGGGCTGGCCAACTACAGCGAGGCGCTGCAGGACCCCGACATGTGGCGTTCGCTCGGCAACACCTTGTGGTTCACCCTGCTCAGCACGGTCCCGCTGGTGCTGCTGTCGCTGGCGTTCGCGCTGCTGGTGAACCTCGGACTGCCGGGTCGCTGGCTGTGGCGCCTCTCCTTCTTTCTGCCCTACCTGCTCGCCTCCACCGTCGTGGTGCTGTTCTGGAGCTGGATGTACAACCCGAAGCTCGGGCTGATCAACGGCGTGCTCGCCGAGCTGGGCATCGCACCGGTCGCCTGGCTGCAGGACCCGAACGTCGCGATGATCTCGGTCGTGGTGACCACGCTGTGGTGGACCATCGGGTTCAACTTCCTGCTCTACCTCGCCGCGCTGCAGAACATCCCCGAGCAGCAGTTCGAGGCGGCCGCGATCGACGGCGCCGGCAAGTGGCGGCAGCTGTTCTCGATCGTCGTTCCGCAGCTCGCGCCGACCACGGCGCTGATCCTGACCCTGCAGGTGCTGGCCTCGCTGAAGGTGTTCGACCAGATCTACATGCTGACCAACGGCGGCCCGGCCGGATCGACCCGCTCGATCGTGCAGTACATCTACGAGGCCGGCTTCACCGGTTACCGGTTCGGCTACTCCTCGGCGATCTCCTACCTCTTCTTCGCGATCATCGTGCTGGTGTCGATCGCGCAGTACAAGCTGATCAACCGCAGGAGTGCGCCATGA
- a CDS encoding extracellular solute-binding protein — protein MTVFDRPLSRRRLLSGAAALAGGGLLLGCTPGAGDSASDLSYWHLMSGGDGIVMAGLVDAVNAMNAGFRAEQTVLAWGPPYYTKLAMASAGGRAPDLAVMHASRIAGYAPGGLLEPWDVDLLAEVGVRESDFPPLVWQKGVYDGKLYSIALDTHPFVLYYNTQHAEKAGVTDAIQAMNSPEAFVEVAAKLQRVTGKHGLSYGYLGDGSQMWRLFYTLYRQTGAEMKLVPGSPAQVDEAAAVKVLGFVRSLLNDTIATRSGDGGTATSEFLHGESGLFFGGVWELPVLKESKLPFDARPIPTLFGQQAAYADSHTFVLPRQSTVSPERRRHTYQLVAELLKRSVTWAGAGHIPAYQPVVTSTEYQQLKPQSHYVGIPAYVNYDPDVWFSGAGSDFHKYFAENVQNVYLGSGDPAAGFDGFVQRLNKLLDRPQPV, from the coding sequence ATGACAGTGTTCGACCGTCCGCTCTCCCGGCGCCGCCTGCTCTCCGGAGCCGCCGCGCTGGCCGGCGGAGGCCTGCTGCTCGGCTGTACGCCGGGTGCCGGTGACTCCGCGAGCGACCTCAGCTACTGGCACCTGATGAGCGGCGGCGACGGCATCGTGATGGCCGGCCTGGTCGACGCCGTGAACGCGATGAACGCCGGCTTCCGCGCCGAGCAGACCGTGCTCGCCTGGGGTCCGCCGTACTACACCAAGCTCGCGATGGCCTCCGCCGGCGGCCGCGCCCCGGACCTCGCGGTGATGCACGCGTCCCGGATCGCCGGCTACGCGCCCGGCGGCCTGCTGGAGCCGTGGGACGTCGACCTGCTCGCCGAGGTCGGGGTCCGGGAGAGCGACTTCCCGCCGCTGGTCTGGCAGAAGGGCGTGTACGACGGCAAGCTCTACTCGATCGCGCTCGACACCCATCCCTTCGTGCTCTACTACAACACCCAGCACGCGGAGAAGGCCGGCGTCACCGACGCGATCCAGGCGATGAACAGCCCCGAGGCGTTCGTCGAGGTCGCGGCCAAGCTGCAGCGAGTCACCGGCAAGCACGGCCTGTCGTACGGCTACCTCGGTGACGGCTCGCAGATGTGGCGGCTGTTCTACACCCTGTACCGCCAGACCGGCGCCGAGATGAAGCTCGTGCCCGGATCACCGGCGCAGGTCGACGAGGCCGCCGCGGTGAAGGTGCTCGGCTTCGTCCGCTCGCTGCTGAACGACACCATCGCGACCCGCAGCGGCGACGGCGGCACGGCGACCAGCGAGTTCCTGCACGGCGAGAGCGGCCTGTTCTTCGGCGGCGTCTGGGAGCTGCCGGTGCTGAAGGAGTCGAAGCTGCCGTTCGACGCCCGGCCGATCCCCACCCTGTTCGGGCAGCAGGCCGCGTACGCCGACTCGCACACCTTTGTGCTGCCCCGGCAGTCGACGGTGTCGCCGGAACGCCGCCGGCACACCTACCAGCTGGTCGCCGAGCTGCTGAAGCGCTCCGTCACCTGGGCCGGCGCCGGCCACATCCCGGCGTACCAGCCGGTGGTCACGAGCACGGAGTACCAGCAGCTGAAGCCGCAGTCGCACTACGTCGGCATCCCGGCGTACGTGAACTACGACCCGGACGTGTGGTTCAGCGGCGCCGGCAGCGACTTCCACAAGTACTTCGCGGAGAACGTGCAGAACGTCTACCTCGGCAGCGGGGACCCGGCGGCCGGTTTCGACGGGTTCGTCCAGCGGCTGAACAAGCTGCTCGACCGCCCGCAACCGGTCTGA
- a CDS encoding LacI family DNA-binding transcriptional regulator: protein MRATVKDVAKLAGVSPKTVSNVINGVVFVRPETRARVEKALSELDYVPNLSARGLRNGRSGMIGLALPDLLRPYSAEITHLVVELAHDRGWGVQIEQTAAEPDREFDLLSKARAHQIDGLVLNPVNLDDSAVMSAGPLPPVVLIGDVEQDVVSQVCIDNIGAARDMTQHLVDQGCRRIAAVGTPEAPGGATGTGRVGGRTDSAGTAAARLRVIGYREVLTRAGLHDPTLEIALDRWSPEGAATVVGRYLQAHEPPDAFFCFTDTIATGALSALWTAGVAVPTDCAVAGFDNILESRYTVPPLTTVDFDRRAFVGSALDLLAERMADPAAAPRRIVVPHRVIRRDSTAQ from the coding sequence ATGCGTGCCACCGTCAAGGACGTCGCCAAGCTGGCCGGCGTGTCGCCGAAGACGGTGTCGAACGTCATCAACGGCGTGGTGTTCGTCCGCCCGGAGACCCGCGCGCGGGTCGAGAAGGCGCTCAGCGAGCTCGACTACGTGCCCAACCTGAGTGCTCGCGGCCTGCGCAACGGCCGGTCCGGCATGATCGGCCTGGCCCTGCCGGACCTGCTCCGGCCGTACTCCGCCGAGATCACCCACCTGGTCGTCGAGCTGGCGCACGACCGCGGGTGGGGAGTCCAGATCGAGCAGACCGCGGCCGAACCGGACCGCGAGTTCGACCTGCTCTCCAAGGCTCGCGCGCACCAGATCGACGGGCTGGTCCTCAACCCGGTCAACCTCGACGACAGCGCGGTGATGTCGGCCGGTCCGCTGCCGCCGGTCGTGCTGATCGGCGACGTCGAGCAGGACGTGGTCAGCCAGGTTTGCATCGACAACATCGGCGCCGCCCGCGACATGACGCAGCACCTGGTCGACCAGGGCTGCCGCCGCATCGCCGCCGTCGGCACTCCCGAAGCCCCTGGTGGCGCGACCGGGACCGGGCGCGTCGGCGGTCGCACGGACTCCGCCGGTACGGCGGCCGCCAGGCTGCGCGTCATCGGCTACCGCGAGGTCCTCACCCGGGCCGGCCTGCACGACCCGACGCTGGAGATCGCGCTGGACCGGTGGAGCCCGGAAGGCGCGGCGACGGTCGTGGGTCGCTACCTCCAGGCGCACGAACCACCCGACGCGTTCTTCTGCTTCACCGACACGATCGCGACCGGCGCGCTGTCGGCCCTGTGGACCGCCGGCGTGGCCGTGCCCACGGACTGCGCGGTGGCCGGCTTCGACAACATCCTGGAGAGCCGCTACACCGTGCCGCCGCTGACCACCGTCGACTTCGACCGGCGTGCCTTCGTCGGGAGCGCGCTCGACCTGCTCGCCGAGCGGATGGCCGATCCGGCCGCGGCACCCCGGCGGATCGTCGTCCCGCACCGGGTGATCCGGCGGGATAGCACCGCGCAGTAG
- a CDS encoding SDR family NAD(P)-dependent oxidoreductase has protein sequence MARTIVVTGGATGIGRATAERFRADGDDVVITGRRGDVLTRTADELGAKAIVCDAADPAQVAAFAEQLPGRIDVLVNNAGGNTDLETPAAGDDLQRLRRNWLANYEANVLSAVLTTSALAARLTTAVIHLGSIAGTRGGGSYGAAKSALATWSLEVAAELGPRGVTSNVVAPGYTADTEFFRDQLTDERRTWLLDSTMTKRAGTPADVAAVIHFVASPQAGHVTGQVLHVNGGALTTR, from the coding sequence ATGGCCAGGACGATCGTGGTGACCGGGGGAGCGACCGGCATCGGCCGGGCCACCGCGGAGCGGTTCCGCGCCGACGGTGACGACGTGGTGATCACCGGCCGCCGCGGCGACGTACTGACCCGGACGGCGGACGAGCTCGGCGCCAAGGCGATCGTCTGCGACGCGGCCGATCCCGCACAGGTCGCCGCGTTCGCCGAGCAGTTGCCGGGGCGGATCGACGTACTGGTGAACAACGCGGGCGGCAACACCGACCTGGAGACTCCGGCCGCGGGGGACGACCTGCAGCGGCTTCGGCGGAACTGGCTGGCCAATTACGAGGCGAACGTGCTGTCGGCGGTTCTCACCACCAGCGCGCTGGCTGCGCGACTCACCACCGCGGTGATCCACCTGGGATCGATCGCCGGGACCCGCGGCGGCGGTTCGTACGGCGCCGCCAAGTCGGCCCTGGCCACCTGGAGCCTGGAGGTCGCGGCCGAGCTCGGTCCGCGCGGAGTCACCTCCAACGTGGTGGCGCCGGGCTACACCGCCGACACCGAGTTCTTCCGCGACCAGCTGACCGACGAGCGCCGCACCTGGTTGCTCGATTCAACGATGACGAAGCGGGCCGGAACGCCGGCCGACGTGGCGGCGGTGATCCACTTCGTCGCCTCCCCGCAGGCCGGCCACGTGACCGGCCAGGTGCTGCACGTCAACGGCGGCGCGCTCACGACGCGGTGA